The Paramisgurnus dabryanus chromosome 6, PD_genome_1.1, whole genome shotgun sequence genome has a window encoding:
- the LOC135767286 gene encoding uncharacterized protein: MLYCADRSEYDITNLSRGTLMSYVDRSAQRCRKSNTSWLQYNETLNLRMTANATPPPAGICSSAESEKDIYITQLIHRLETLHMSTVVSTQQVSLQASIPNAQEQEPTTCCSQTKSSEVVKQLNTTQLRMLSHRWHSLGLQPPILRSKQEQVSDHHKSAAETRPPQENIQVTHVMSSSRDESTDETKGMSDSHSSSSDTCNRGLLDGNVIEQCSLNNSNRMSVECEDSDLSDQEKDNIPLSKWTTPVELDLRPDSSELTETGEEKQVYPEVLPVLLESQQKLHVSDPCFTAMVARLLELEKLQAATIQREQAKAVRSRPTTAIIQNANRPRQMESPSNQSISFVLELNMPLGVTLKMSCSIESGGRQEAVSPLARDYTRTQRTMGKTAQTAVSVDKVTRYKTQYHYE, translated from the exons ATGCTGtactgcgcagaccgatcggagTATGACATCACGAATCTCTCTCGCGGTACATTGATGTCATACGTTGATCGATCTGCGCAGCGCTGTAGGAAGTCGAACACATCTTGGCTACAGTATAATGAAACTCTCAACTTGAGAATGACGGCAAATGCTACACCACCACCTGCAG GTATCTGTTCGTCGGCTGAAAGTGAAAAG GACATCTACATTACTCAGTTGATACACCGTCTTGAAACTCTCCACATGTCTACAGTAGTAAGCACACAACAG GTGTCTTTACAAGCCAGCATTCCTAATGCCCAGGAACAGGAACCAACCACCTGTTGCAGCCAAACAAAATCATCTGAGGT tgTCAAGCAACTTAATACAACCCAGTTAAGGATGCTTTCGCATAGATGGCACAGCCTTGGTCTTCAGCCTCCAATCCTCCGGAGCAAACAAGAACAAGTATCTGACCATCATAAATCTGCAGCTGAAACCAGACCACCACAGGAAAACATACAGGTCACCCATGTTATGTCTTCTTCAAGGGATGAAAGTACAGATGAGACAAAGGGAATGAGCGATTCACATTCCAGCAGTTCAGACACCTGCAACCGTGGACTTCTCGATGGTAATGTAATCGAGcagtgctctttaaataactcTAACCGGATGTCAGTTGAGTGTGAAGACAGTGACCTCTCCGACCAAGAGAAAGACAATATTCCTCTCTCAAAGTGGACAACTCCCGTCGAACTGGACCTGAGGCCAGACTCATCAGAATTAACAGAGACTGGAGAAGAAAAGCAAGTTTACCCTGAGGTTCTCCCAGTTTTATTAGAGAGTCAGCAAAAGCTGCATGTAAGCGACCCTTGTTTTACAGCTATGGTGGCACGCTTGCTAGAGCTGGAGAAACTTCAGGCTGCAACTATACAAAGGGAGCAAGCAAAAGCAGTCAGATCACGCCCGACAACTGCCATAATACAAAATGCCAATCGTCCGAGACAGATGGAAAGCCCATCCAATCAG AGCATCAGCTTTGTGTTAGAGCTAAACATGCCTTTAGGAGTGACCTTGAAGATGTCTTGTTCCATTGAAAGCGGAGGACGGCAGGAGGCTGTGTCTCCATTGGCCAGAGATTATACTCGAACACAAAGAACAATGGGAAAAACAGCACAAACAGCAGTTAGTGTTGATAAAGTCACCCGTTATAAGACGCAGTATCATTACGAATAA
- the ccr9a gene encoding C-C chemokine receptor type 9a has protein sequence MNVTELVTVFGGLTSDNDYNEDFSTPTGDYEDGASLCDKALVRQFRMYYEPALYWIIVILGAIGNSMVVWIYTHFKNRLKTMTDVYLLNLALADLFFLCTLPFWAADSIYGWTFGSALCKTVSAIYKINFFSSVFLLTCISVDRYIVIVKTTKAQNTKRSRLLYSKLICVVVWFLAVLLAIPEFLFASSKEDMDGNHFCSLIYWNNENNRTKILVLSLQICMGFCIPLIVMIFCYSVIIRTLLKTRNFEKHKAMRVILAVVAVFIFSQLPYNSMLVFEATQAANTTITNCNEVQQFDITTQVMKSLAYMHSCLNPFLYAFVGVRFRKDVARMFQAYGCVSSQNKSKLLQAGPHRSSVMSDTETTNALSL, from the exons TTGGGGGGCTAACTTCAGATAAT GATTACAACGAGGATTTCTCCACGCCTACAGGTGATTATGAAGATGGTGCATCATTATGTGACAAGGCACTGGTCAGACAATTTCGTATGTATTACGAGCCTGCCCTCTATTGGATCATCGTGATTCTGGGAGCCATTGGCAACTCCATGGTGGTCTGGATATATACCCACTTTAAGAACCGTCTGAAGACTATGACGGATGTCTATCTACTGAACCTGGCTCTGGCAGATCTGTTCTTTCTGTGCACGCTACCGTTCTGGGCCGCCGATTCCATCTACGGCTGGACCTTCGGCTCCGCCCTCTGCAAAACCGTTTCAGCCATTTACAAAATCAACTTCTTCAGCAGCGTATTTCTTCTCACCTGCATCAGCGTTGACCGCTACATAGTCATCGTCAAGACTACTAAGGCGCAGAACACCAAGAGGAGTCGATTGCTGTACAGCAAGCTCATTTGTGTCGTAGTCTGGTTCCTTGCTGTTTTGTTGGCAATTCCAGAATTTCTTTTTGCCAGCAGCAAAGAGGACATGGATGGCAATCATTTTTGCTCCCTGATCTACTGGAACAACGAAAACAACCGTACCAAAATTCTGGTGCTGAGCCTCCAAATCTGCATGGGTTTCTGCATTCCCCTCATAGTCATGATCTTCTGCTATTCCGTCATCATCCGCACCTTACTCAAGACGAGGAACTTCGAGAAGCATAAGGCCATGCGTGTCATTTTGGCAGTTGTTGCCGTGTTCATCTTCTCTCAGCTCCCGTACAACAGCATGTTAGTCTTCGAAGCCACCCAGGCGGCCAACACCACCATCACAAACTGCAATGAGGTCCAACAATTTGATATCACCACCCAAGTCATGAAGAGTCTCGCCTACATGCACAGCTGCCTAAACCCATTCCTTTACGCTTTCGTCGGGGTGCGTTTCCGAAAGGACGTGGCCCGTATGTTCCAAGCCTACggctgcgtttcatcccaaaaTAAGTCTAAGTTGCTGCAGGCAGGCCCGCACCGTTCCTCTGTCATGTCGGACACAGAAACCACCAACGCACTCTCGCTGTGA